In a single window of the Litorilituus sediminis genome:
- a CDS encoding TonB-dependent receptor family protein: MLVKPFRLNLVSLVVASAFSSLAMANGTVDSASVDEQISIFGNKNSVNEVPGSAHLLKQEDLEKFNYSDIMRTLTSVPGVYVLEEDGYGLRANIGMRGTGQNRSEKVTIMEDNVLAAPAPYAAPAAYYFPTAGRMQQVEVLKGTSSAMYGPRTTGGVVNMLSRQIPEEALAGQLNVQAGQDGFAKLHGFVGSQGENLGSVFEVYRYQADGFKDINHSDADTGFVKNDVLGKVRYNTDTDADFYQEFEFKVKYSDEDSDDTYMGLTEADYNSEPYSRYSTSQKDNMATEHLQLQFNHTIELSSRFSLGTSVYHNDFSRNWYKTSKVNGKSLGSGGIEIAAAHDINATETITVDVKANNRDYLSQGIQTVLDADFDAHQLKFGVRYHQDEMDRYQWVDKYDLDTNYHMTLTSAGQPGTDSNRIDSGEALALFVHDEWTLGNLIVNAGLRYEDMKLARKDWETPERSTTPDYTENKLDVVLPSLALAYKLTDDLVLLGGVQKGFAPPSPGNDEASNEESINYELGARFSQDALSAEATLFLSDYDNMHGNCTESQNCADENIGQQYNAGEVKISGLEFKLAYAIDFGDISMPIDLTYTHSQTEFLTSFDSDFWGGVTAGDELPYVAENQLQFVIGLEGDKWRTNLLARYTGEMRTKAGSGVVEEGIDAHTVVDLVASYDIAKNQQVSFSVDNLLDESYMASRTHGSIMVGKPLTVTLGYRVNF; the protein is encoded by the coding sequence ATGTTAGTTAAACCCTTTAGACTCAACCTAGTGAGCTTAGTCGTAGCAAGCGCCTTTTCCTCACTAGCGATGGCCAATGGAACAGTAGACAGTGCTTCAGTGGATGAACAGATTTCAATTTTTGGTAATAAAAACTCAGTTAATGAGGTGCCAGGTAGTGCTCACCTACTTAAGCAAGAAGATCTAGAAAAATTCAACTATTCAGACATTATGCGTACCTTAACTTCTGTACCAGGTGTTTATGTGTTGGAAGAAGATGGTTATGGTTTACGCGCTAATATTGGTATGCGTGGTACGGGACAAAATCGTAGTGAGAAAGTCACTATTATGGAAGATAATGTTCTGGCAGCACCTGCACCTTATGCCGCGCCAGCAGCGTATTATTTTCCTACAGCAGGGCGTATGCAACAAGTTGAGGTGCTTAAAGGCACCTCAAGTGCAATGTATGGCCCGCGCACCACAGGTGGTGTGGTGAATATGCTATCTCGCCAAATTCCTGAAGAAGCGTTGGCAGGTCAATTGAATGTGCAAGCCGGTCAAGACGGCTTTGCAAAATTGCATGGCTTTGTTGGCAGCCAAGGAGAAAACTTAGGCTCAGTTTTTGAAGTTTACCGTTATCAGGCTGACGGCTTTAAAGATATCAACCATAGTGATGCCGATACAGGTTTTGTTAAAAATGATGTCTTAGGAAAAGTTCGTTATAACACAGATACTGATGCAGACTTTTATCAAGAATTTGAATTTAAAGTGAAATACTCAGATGAAGATTCTGATGATACTTATATGGGCTTAACCGAAGCTGATTATAACTCAGAGCCATATAGCCGCTATTCTACATCTCAAAAAGACAATATGGCTACTGAACACCTGCAGTTGCAATTTAACCATACCATTGAATTAAGCTCACGCTTTAGTTTAGGGACTAGTGTTTATCACAATGACTTTAGCCGTAACTGGTATAAAACCAGCAAGGTCAATGGTAAAAGCTTAGGTTCTGGTGGTATAGAAATAGCAGCAGCCCATGATATCAACGCAACAGAAACTATTACCGTAGATGTTAAAGCCAATAACCGAGATTATCTATCTCAGGGTATTCAAACGGTTTTAGATGCTGACTTTGATGCTCATCAACTTAAGTTTGGCGTTAGATATCATCAAGATGAAATGGACAGATATCAATGGGTGGATAAATATGATTTAGACACAAACTATCATATGACACTGACGAGTGCTGGGCAGCCAGGTACTGATTCAAATCGCATAGATAGCGGTGAAGCCTTGGCTTTGTTTGTTCATGACGAGTGGACCTTAGGTAACTTGATTGTCAATGCTGGTCTTCGTTATGAAGACATGAAATTAGCGCGTAAGGACTGGGAAACTCCTGAGCGCAGCACAACGCCTGACTATACAGAAAATAAGCTTGATGTTGTTCTGCCATCACTAGCATTAGCTTATAAGTTAACCGATGATTTAGTATTACTTGGTGGCGTACAAAAAGGTTTTGCGCCGCCATCACCTGGCAATGATGAAGCTAGTAATGAAGAAAGCATTAACTATGAGCTTGGCGCACGTTTTAGTCAGGATGCCTTAAGCGCAGAAGCAACCTTGTTCTTATCTGACTATGACAATATGCATGGTAATTGCACCGAAAGCCAAAACTGTGCAGATGAAAATATCGGCCAACAATACAATGCCGGTGAAGTAAAAATTTCAGGGTTAGAATTTAAGTTGGCTTACGCTATCGATTTTGGTGATATTTCCATGCCGATAGATTTAACCTATACCCATTCGCAAACAGAGTTTTTAACTAGCTTTGATTCTGATTTTTGGGGTGGGGTGACAGCAGGCGATGAATTACCTTATGTTGCTGAGAACCAATTACAATTTGTTATTGGTTTAGAAGGTGATAAATGGCGCACTAATTTGCTTGCTAGATACACAGGTGAAATGCGTACAAAAGCGGGCTCTGGCGTAGTTGAAGAAGGAATCGATGCGCATACGGTTGTTGATTTAGTGGCAAGTTATGATATCGCTAAAAATCAGCAGGTAAGCTTTAGTGTTGATAACTTACTTGATGAAAGCTATATGGCATCACGTACCCATGGCTCTATTATGGTGGGTAAACCATTAACGGTGACTTTAGGCTATCGCGTTAATTTCTAA
- the cobN gene encoding cobaltochelatase subunit CobN: protein MIKQTMLKFLIALTLLFAFVGQASLASDAASEKVSKPQILLMMSGHASKPKGDLLLSLAKDQPFELVNFSTKGKSEQEVKAAWSKAQLIMLDGINPALSKYMFAKYQSYLTEIPNVPVISLGDLSNEKMNQGLDEKHKKAIGSYYKNAGRVNYQNMMYYLANDYLGLSNIKAKAPFVVPNVGLYHYDFPGQVTDKADEFFNFLQIKDKQPVIAIGIHRSVIDYEQQQVVDALIKGLEAKGAKALGFFFEGEEKSMNYTDLLMHETENGKQAHVDLMINYRSLHFVEKRRGEFEKLGVPVLHAINYTEGNQAEFEADHAGISPSLTPFFLVMPEDTGSADPTIIAANDKGVKTIIDYQLNALVERAYNHANLKHIANQDKKVATFIWNYPPGEKNIGAAFLDVPTSIENIAKAMKEKGYQVDVKEPKALIESAGKLLRPYYRGEDAEQLIAQDLAEYMPLSTYLTWFNALPENVTKPIVERWGKPEESGMLRKTTIDGKEVNAFVIPRMNLGNMIVMPQGVRGEDAKEHANLYHSTKTPINHSYLAIYLFARQGFGADAYIHLGTHGSQEWLTGKERGLSVYDAPSLAIGNLPVFYPYIIDNVGEAMQAKRRGRATMISHLTPGFAKAGLYTEVATLSEKITNYLMLSEGQTKANTQTEVIEMAQALNMLNDLSLTKEEVMANFDEHIAKLQDHLNALAQMSQPLGVHIFGELPQDAHLFSTMLQMLGDDFTARAASYEKANNLAIAEEQQFDERNVKKLAALDGFQLLKTYIENPAVLTDLDEKLQADLTLAKEYWSNFQAIAETQNLMLALEANYIPISYGNDPIRNPNAAPTGRNLIGFNPAKVPSKEAYDAGVTLMNQTIDAYVEKHGKYPEKLAFSLWSLETMRHQGALEAQILHALGLKPKWNNQGNVVDTEVIPYSELKRPRIDVVISATGLYRDAFPNVMLWLAKAIDKVAKMKEDNNFVYRHANALRSELLEKGKTEEDADYLSSIRIFSNETGNYGTGLAGSSLASDTWETDDKLANLYLDRMGFAFGADEKRWSENVSDALGEGEGLYSKVLSGTDGVIFSRSTNLYALMTNDDPFQYFGGIGLAVRHLDGATPEMYVANLRKKDQLKTQTLAEFVNQEMRSRYFHPRWIKAMQDSGYAGATAILDRMNNMWGWEVMTPEAIRDDQWQEFFEVYVEDKYQMDMREFFEQHNAESLAQIIERMLEAVRKGYWQADQETIKKMVETYTEIASEFDVATDNEKFNEYMDNTAAGFGLMPLSQALAQAQAQVTPPAQAANASQQVTGQKLEEQAKSEPVESDYSILYWLALIFVTGLLAPIVRPEKKRLIELSDIKNQVEVFNKAA, encoded by the coding sequence ATGATAAAACAAACCATGTTAAAATTTTTAATTGCCTTAACTTTGCTATTCGCTTTTGTTGGTCAAGCAAGCTTGGCTAGCGATGCAGCATCAGAAAAAGTCAGCAAGCCACAAATATTATTAATGATGTCAGGTCATGCCTCTAAGCCTAAAGGAGACTTGTTATTATCATTAGCAAAAGATCAGCCATTTGAGTTAGTTAACTTCTCAACTAAAGGCAAATCTGAACAAGAGGTTAAAGCAGCCTGGTCAAAAGCTCAGCTTATTATGCTCGACGGTATTAACCCTGCGCTTTCTAAATATATGTTTGCTAAGTATCAAAGTTATTTAACTGAGATACCTAATGTTCCAGTGATTTCTCTTGGCGATTTAAGCAATGAAAAAATGAATCAAGGGCTTGATGAAAAACACAAAAAAGCCATTGGTAGTTACTATAAAAATGCTGGCCGTGTTAATTACCAAAACATGATGTATTACTTAGCTAATGACTACTTAGGCTTATCAAACATCAAGGCAAAGGCACCTTTTGTTGTGCCTAATGTTGGTTTATATCATTATGATTTCCCAGGGCAAGTAACAGATAAAGCCGATGAATTCTTTAATTTCCTACAAATAAAAGACAAACAACCAGTAATAGCCATAGGTATTCACCGTAGTGTTATTGATTACGAGCAACAGCAAGTGGTTGATGCGCTTATTAAAGGCTTGGAAGCAAAAGGTGCAAAAGCGTTAGGTTTTTTCTTTGAAGGCGAAGAAAAATCAATGAATTACACCGATTTATTGATGCATGAAACAGAAAATGGTAAACAAGCTCATGTTGATTTAATGATTAACTATCGCTCGTTACACTTTGTTGAAAAACGCCGTGGTGAGTTTGAAAAGCTCGGCGTACCTGTACTGCATGCTATTAACTACACAGAAGGTAATCAAGCAGAATTTGAAGCGGATCATGCCGGTATTTCTCCCTCTTTAACACCATTTTTCTTGGTAATGCCAGAAGATACTGGCAGTGCTGATCCAACCATTATCGCCGCAAATGATAAAGGTGTTAAAACCATTATTGATTATCAACTTAATGCCTTAGTTGAGCGCGCTTATAATCATGCAAATTTAAAGCATATTGCCAATCAAGATAAAAAGGTTGCCACCTTTATTTGGAATTACCCTCCAGGTGAAAAGAACATAGGAGCTGCCTTTTTAGATGTACCAACCTCGATTGAAAATATCGCTAAAGCCATGAAAGAAAAGGGCTATCAAGTTGATGTCAAAGAGCCTAAAGCGCTAATTGAATCAGCGGGCAAATTACTGCGCCCGTATTATCGCGGTGAAGATGCTGAACAGTTGATAGCGCAAGATTTAGCCGAGTATATGCCATTATCAACCTACTTAACTTGGTTTAATGCCTTACCTGAAAATGTCACTAAACCTATTGTCGAGCGCTGGGGAAAGCCTGAAGAAAGCGGCATGTTGCGTAAAACAACCATAGACGGTAAAGAAGTGAATGCTTTTGTTATTCCGCGCATGAATCTAGGCAATATGATAGTGATGCCGCAAGGTGTTCGCGGTGAAGATGCCAAGGAGCATGCTAACCTGTATCACAGCACTAAAACGCCAATTAATCACAGCTATTTAGCAATTTACCTATTTGCTCGCCAGGGCTTTGGTGCTGATGCTTATATCCACTTAGGTACACATGGCTCACAAGAGTGGTTAACAGGTAAAGAACGTGGTTTATCCGTGTATGATGCGCCAAGTTTAGCCATCGGCAATTTACCAGTATTTTACCCGTATATTATTGATAATGTGGGTGAGGCGATGCAGGCTAAGCGTCGTGGTCGCGCTACTATGATAAGTCATTTAACTCCGGGCTTTGCCAAAGCAGGTTTATATACTGAGGTCGCTACTTTAAGTGAAAAGATCACCAACTACTTGATGCTGTCTGAAGGGCAAACTAAGGCTAACACGCAAACAGAAGTGATTGAAATGGCGCAAGCGCTCAACATGCTTAATGATTTGTCGCTTACTAAAGAAGAAGTGATGGCAAATTTTGATGAGCATATTGCCAAGCTGCAAGATCATCTAAATGCTTTAGCACAAATGAGCCAACCACTTGGCGTGCATATTTTTGGCGAACTTCCTCAAGATGCGCATTTATTTAGTACTATGCTACAAATGCTTGGTGATGACTTTACTGCGCGTGCGGCAAGTTATGAAAAAGCTAATAATCTTGCCATAGCTGAAGAACAGCAGTTTGATGAGCGCAATGTTAAGAAGTTAGCGGCGCTTGATGGTTTTCAATTGCTTAAAACCTATATTGAGAATCCTGCTGTGTTGACAGATTTAGACGAAAAGTTACAGGCAGATTTAACGTTAGCTAAAGAATATTGGAGTAATTTTCAAGCGATTGCTGAAACGCAAAACTTAATGCTGGCATTGGAAGCTAACTATATTCCAATTAGTTATGGTAATGACCCTATTCGTAACCCTAATGCCGCGCCAACAGGGCGAAACTTAATCGGTTTTAACCCGGCAAAAGTACCTTCAAAAGAAGCTTATGATGCGGGTGTCACTTTGATGAATCAAACCATAGATGCCTATGTTGAAAAGCATGGTAAGTACCCTGAAAAGTTAGCATTTTCGCTATGGTCATTAGAAACTATGCGTCATCAAGGGGCACTTGAAGCGCAAATATTACACGCATTGGGTTTAAAACCTAAATGGAATAATCAAGGTAATGTCGTTGATACTGAAGTCATCCCGTATAGCGAATTAAAGCGTCCGCGTATTGATGTGGTCATTTCTGCCACGGGCCTATATCGTGATGCGTTTCCTAATGTGATGTTATGGCTAGCAAAAGCCATTGATAAAGTAGCTAAAATGAAGGAAGACAATAACTTTGTTTACCGACATGCTAATGCACTGCGTAGTGAGTTACTGGAAAAAGGTAAAACTGAAGAAGATGCCGATTATTTATCGTCTATTCGTATCTTCTCAAATGAAACCGGCAACTATGGTACAGGTTTAGCGGGTAGTTCATTAGCTTCTGATACCTGGGAAACTGATGACAAGCTGGCAAATCTTTATTTAGACCGCATGGGGTTTGCTTTTGGCGCCGATGAAAAGCGTTGGAGTGAAAATGTGTCTGATGCATTGGGCGAGGGTGAAGGTTTGTACTCAAAAGTATTATCAGGTACCGATGGTGTTATTTTCTCTCGCTCTACTAATTTGTATGCCTTGATGACTAATGACGATCCGTTCCAATATTTTGGCGGCATTGGCTTAGCAGTAAGACATTTAGACGGTGCGACACCTGAAATGTACGTAGCTAACTTACGAAAAAAAGATCAGCTGAAAACGCAAACACTTGCGGAGTTTGTTAATCAAGAGATGCGCAGTCGTTATTTCCACCCGCGCTGGATCAAAGCCATGCAAGATTCTGGTTATGCGGGCGCAACCGCTATTTTAGATCGCATGAATAATATGTGGGGCTGGGAAGTGATGACACCAGAAGCCATTCGTGATGATCAATGGCAAGAATTCTTTGAAGTTTACGTTGAAGATAAGTACCAAATGGATATGCGCGAGTTCTTTGAACAGCACAATGCCGAGAGTTTGGCGCAAATTATTGAACGTATGCTTGAAGCCGTGCGTAAAGGTTACTGGCAGGCAGATCAAGAAACCATTAAGAAAATGGTGGAAACATACACGGAAATTGCCAGCGAGTTCGACGTAGCTACAGATAATGAAAAATTCAATGAGTATATGGACAATACCGCCGCAGGCTTTGGTTTAATGCCGCTTTCTCAAGCATTGGCGCAAGCGCAGGCACAAGTTACGCCGCCGGCACAAGCTGCTAACGCAAGCCAGCAAGTGACGGGGCAAAAGCTGGAAGAACAGGCTAAATCTGAGCCGGTAGAGTCGGATTACAGCATACTGTATTGGTTAGCGCTGATCTTTGTAACTGGTTTATTAGCGCCAATTGTTAGGCCAGAGAAAAAGCGGCTCATTGAGTTGTCAGATATTAAAAATCAAGTAGAAGTCTTTAATAAAGCGGCTTGA
- a CDS encoding IS1182 family transposase, whose protein sequence is MLREPSPQQHELEMVTLDQLVPANHLVRKLDKYIDFEFIRDEVKDLYCTDNGRPPVEPVQLFKIMLLGYLFGIKSERQIIKDIEVNVAYRWFLRMGLTEKVIDASTLSQNRIRRFNGTDVFERIFNHIVQQAIKHGLVGGKALFTDSTHLKANANKRKFTNKLKPVSTSAYIKQINKAVEADRKAAGKKPLKDKGYCEIKRNKVSKTDSDSGYMHRDEKPKGFFYLDHRTVDNDYNIIVDTHITPGNVHDSQPYIARLDAIENRFALSPEFVGIDAGYFTAPVCFNLEQRNIQGVFGYRRPSRTKNAIKKKHFKYDEKADTYTCPQEQTLIYSTTSREGYREYHSDPKVCVNCPQLKDCTKSKSHKKVITRHVMAASQDRANEFRLTSLGKYLYKRRCETVERSFADAKQHHGHRYARYRGKHNVQMQAYMAAAAQNMKKIAMTLSNIPQIMAI, encoded by the coding sequence ATGTTAAGAGAACCTTCCCCGCAACAACATGAACTCGAAATGGTCACGCTAGACCAGTTAGTTCCAGCCAACCATCTAGTTCGTAAACTCGATAAGTATATTGACTTTGAGTTTATTCGAGATGAAGTCAAAGACTTATATTGCACTGATAATGGTCGTCCTCCGGTGGAGCCAGTCCAGCTATTTAAAATTATGCTACTTGGGTACTTATTTGGTATTAAAAGTGAGCGCCAAATCATCAAAGACATCGAAGTAAATGTCGCGTATCGATGGTTTCTCCGCATGGGGCTTACCGAGAAAGTTATCGATGCCTCAACACTTAGTCAAAATCGTATTCGTCGTTTCAATGGCACAGATGTATTTGAACGTATATTTAATCACATCGTCCAACAAGCCATTAAACATGGTCTAGTTGGGGGCAAAGCCTTATTCACCGACAGCACACACTTAAAAGCAAACGCCAATAAACGAAAGTTCACCAACAAGCTCAAACCCGTCTCAACCAGTGCCTATATTAAGCAAATCAACAAAGCTGTGGAGGCAGACCGTAAAGCGGCTGGAAAAAAGCCACTCAAGGATAAAGGCTATTGTGAGATAAAGCGGAATAAGGTAAGTAAAACCGATAGTGATAGCGGTTATATGCACCGAGATGAAAAGCCAAAAGGTTTTTTCTACCTAGACCACAGAACCGTAGATAACGACTATAACATTATTGTAGATACGCATATTACGCCAGGTAATGTCCACGATTCTCAACCATACATTGCTCGCCTTGATGCCATTGAAAATCGCTTTGCACTATCCCCTGAATTTGTTGGTATTGATGCAGGCTACTTCACAGCGCCCGTCTGTTTTAATCTGGAACAACGTAACATCCAAGGGGTGTTTGGTTACCGTCGTCCTTCACGAACGAAGAATGCCATTAAGAAAAAGCACTTCAAATACGACGAGAAAGCAGATACGTATACCTGCCCGCAAGAGCAAACGTTAATCTACTCGACCACCAGTCGAGAGGGTTACCGAGAATATCATTCTGACCCCAAGGTATGCGTTAATTGCCCTCAATTAAAAGATTGCACTAAGAGTAAAAGTCATAAGAAAGTGATAACACGCCACGTAATGGCTGCGAGTCAAGATCGGGCTAATGAATTTCGCTTAACAAGCCTTGGTAAATACCTTTACAAACGACGATGCGAAACCGTTGAAAGAAGTTTTGCTGATGCAAAGCAACACCATGGTCACAGGTATGCAAGATACCGAGGTAAGCATAATGTTCAAATGCAAGCATATATGGCTGCGGCAGCACAAAATATGAAGAAGATAGCAATGACGCTATCAAATATTCCCCAAATAATGGCAATCTAA
- a CDS encoding TonB-dependent hemoglobin/transferrin/lactoferrin family receptor, with translation MFMPKRALIASAISTALFVTPSYGDDKIDDTSNTDFEVIVVSGSKTEKPLKDVAGSISVITEEDLEKQLVNDMSQLFKYDPSVQVTGNTGSAQNFIVRGMGGDRVLMIKDGMRMNEGYGANGLNDIVGRGFIETDTLKQVEVAKGASSSLYGSDALGGIIVFTTKNASDYLKDGEKFAGNVKAGYSHDGKQSNVGATFALATGDFEQVLNLGYRTGEEAQNYYGTKPELDIESNSIFYKANYNFSDTDTLSFTADIWNQDVKGDTAYGLLEYFRDLDGYEVLTENNTSDKTNQSFQLRYHSETSTALYDILNVSVYLNDTEQEDIEYGQLDIDANFGFPIVEIRDMYKTAVYEQETKGFLSNASLTLNDMHTLGYGLDIETSQSSRTEVKLYAVEGTPKDGYPQETDKFPTTDVFRAGFFINDEISLLNGDLTVTPGARFDMYEMDPNGAVKKDGEAFKKFDENHVSVNLGALYKFTETIAGFAQYGQGFKVPAYDLAYIEHDNSIYGYKIVPSDDLAPEESDTFELGLRGHTGDFFFQAAIYYNKFDNFLATELIDIETAINRYTGQETQVLVYQYQNIDSVTLKGIEAAVRYHIDDNFSVFANAAYQDGEDDETGEYLSSISPLSGVTGISYENDALSAELILNWADRMDKVNEGNLEIAGYGSLDFLASYEFTDNLKVNLAVTNITDKEYVQYINGANHKTAATLNDVTEPGRGFSATIRYAF, from the coding sequence ATGTTTATGCCAAAGCGTGCTCTTATTGCGAGCGCCATTTCAACAGCCCTGTTTGTAACACCAAGCTATGGTGACGATAAAATCGACGACACATCTAACACAGATTTTGAAGTGATTGTTGTCAGTGGCAGTAAAACGGAAAAACCGCTAAAGGATGTTGCAGGAAGCATATCAGTTATCACTGAAGAAGATTTAGAAAAACAATTGGTTAACGATATGAGCCAATTATTTAAGTATGACCCAAGTGTACAAGTAACCGGTAACACTGGTAGCGCACAAAACTTTATCGTGCGCGGTATGGGTGGCGATCGCGTCTTAATGATCAAAGACGGCATGCGTATGAATGAAGGCTATGGCGCCAATGGCTTAAATGACATTGTGGGTCGTGGCTTTATTGAAACCGACACCTTAAAACAAGTAGAAGTTGCTAAGGGTGCATCATCTTCCCTTTACGGCTCAGATGCCTTGGGCGGTATTATTGTTTTTACTACCAAAAATGCTTCAGATTACTTAAAAGACGGTGAAAAATTCGCTGGCAACGTTAAAGCTGGTTATAGCCATGATGGTAAGCAAAGTAATGTAGGTGCAACCTTTGCTCTCGCCACAGGCGACTTTGAACAAGTACTAAATTTAGGTTACCGCACGGGTGAAGAAGCGCAAAACTATTATGGTACAAAACCTGAGTTAGATATTGAATCCAATAGCATTTTTTACAAAGCTAACTATAACTTTAGTGATACAGACACACTAAGTTTTACTGCGGATATTTGGAACCAAGATGTTAAAGGCGATACCGCTTATGGTTTGTTAGAATACTTCCGCGATTTAGACGGCTATGAAGTCCTTACTGAAAACAACACCAGTGATAAAACTAACCAATCTTTCCAGTTAAGATATCATAGCGAAACATCAACTGCCCTATACGATATTCTCAATGTCTCTGTTTACCTCAACGATACCGAGCAAGAAGATATTGAATATGGGCAATTAGATATCGATGCTAACTTTGGCTTCCCTATCGTTGAAATTCGCGACATGTACAAAACCGCAGTTTACGAGCAAGAAACCAAAGGCTTCTTATCAAACGCTAGCCTAACCTTAAACGATATGCACACCCTAGGTTATGGTTTAGATATCGAGACATCGCAGTCATCACGTACTGAAGTTAAGCTATACGCAGTTGAAGGCACACCTAAAGATGGCTACCCACAAGAAACAGATAAGTTTCCTACAACAGATGTATTTCGTGCGGGTTTCTTTATCAATGATGAAATTTCATTACTCAACGGTGACCTAACAGTTACACCGGGTGCGCGTTTTGATATGTATGAAATGGACCCGAACGGTGCAGTAAAAAAAGATGGCGAAGCATTTAAAAAGTTCGATGAAAATCATGTATCAGTCAACCTAGGTGCTTTATATAAATTTACTGAAACAATTGCAGGTTTTGCCCAATACGGTCAAGGCTTTAAAGTGCCTGCTTATGATTTAGCCTACATTGAACACGACAATTCAATTTACGGCTATAAGATAGTGCCAAGTGATGATTTAGCACCAGAAGAAAGTGATACTTTCGAACTTGGTTTACGTGGTCATACAGGTGATTTCTTTTTCCAAGCTGCAATTTACTACAACAAATTTGACAACTTCTTAGCAACTGAGCTGATTGATATTGAAACAGCAATTAACCGTTACACAGGTCAAGAGACACAAGTGTTAGTGTATCAATATCAAAATATCGATTCAGTAACCTTAAAGGGCATTGAAGCAGCAGTTCGTTATCACATTGACGATAACTTCTCAGTATTTGCCAATGCTGCTTATCAAGATGGCGAAGATGATGAAACAGGTGAATACCTAAGTAGTATTTCACCGTTGTCAGGTGTTACAGGTATTAGCTATGAAAATGATGCGCTATCTGCTGAATTAATTCTAAACTGGGCAGATCGCATGGATAAAGTAAACGAAGGTAATTTAGAAATTGCTGGCTACGGCAGTTTAGATTTCTTAGCAAGTTATGAATTTACTGATAACTTAAAAGTTAACTTGGCGGTAACAAACATTACCGATAAAGAGTACGTTCAGTATATTAATGGTGCTAACCATAAAACAGCAGCAACCTTAAATGATGTGACTGAGCCAGGTCGAGGATTCTCAGCTACTATACGTTACGCATTTTAA
- a CDS encoding DUF2149 domain-containing protein, translating into MKFLDEDEELNPIVSAVNLVDVFLVIIAALLIALAQNPLNVFSSDDVTVVKNAGKPNMEVIVKKGKEIKQYKSTGNIGSGEGMRAGVAYKMADGSFVYVPEGDEAQAQSDAKQVEK; encoded by the coding sequence ATGAAGTTTTTAGATGAAGATGAAGAATTAAATCCGATTGTTAGCGCAGTAAATTTGGTCGATGTCTTTTTAGTCATCATAGCGGCATTACTTATTGCGCTAGCACAAAACCCACTTAATGTTTTTTCTAGCGATGATGTCACGGTTGTGAAGAATGCTGGCAAACCTAATATGGAAGTTATTGTTAAAAAAGGTAAAGAAATCAAGCAATACAAGTCGACAGGAAATATTGGCTCTGGTGAAGGAATGCGAGCTGGTGTTGCTTATAAAATGGCTGATGGCAGCTTTGTTTATGTGCCAGAAGGGGACGAAGCACAAGCACAGTCAGATGCTAAACAGGTAGAAAAATAA
- a CDS encoding MotA/TolQ/ExbB proton channel family protein, with the protein MNIQFLEMTMAQASEFLMAPVIVLICLLVIYAIYALGRFCSQYLVRKQNKLAYTRQLTNQESGQITTHAGYPIHNYFVNNPNASEDELEVVALKQLENLRVVTRIAPMLGLIATMIPMGPALQALADGNIQGISENLIIAFAAVIWGLVISSLTFWPASVKKRWCANELINIRKLKGQA; encoded by the coding sequence GTGAATATCCAATTTTTAGAAATGACCATGGCACAAGCGTCAGAGTTTTTGATGGCGCCAGTTATTGTTTTAATTTGTTTGTTAGTGATTTATGCCATTTATGCATTAGGGCGTTTTTGTTCGCAATATTTGGTCAGAAAGCAAAACAAACTTGCCTATACACGTCAGCTGACAAATCAAGAGTCAGGGCAGATTACTACGCATGCAGGTTATCCCATCCACAATTATTTTGTAAATAATCCAAATGCCAGTGAAGACGAATTGGAAGTCGTAGCCTTAAAGCAGCTTGAAAACTTACGTGTTGTCACTCGTATAGCGCCTATGCTTGGCTTAATTGCCACTATGATCCCTATGGGGCCAGCATTACAAGCGCTAGCGGACGGTAATATTCAAGGGATCAGTGAGAATTTAATTATCGCTTTTGCCGCGGTTATTTGGGGCTTGGTTATCTCTTCGTTAACTTTTTGGCCGGCATCGGTTAAAAAGCGTTGGTGCGCTAATGAGCTAATTAATATTCGTAAGCTTAAAGGGCAGGCGTAA